GGGAGCCCGGCCAGGAGTGTGCGCGGATGGTCATGTACCAGGTGCGCGGACGCATCCCCCGCAAGCGGCACACCCAGCTGTGGCAGGGCGACCGGTTGCTGACCGAGCAGGTCCTGGGCGTCGAGGGGTTCGCCGGGGCGTCGTCGATCCTCTACCACCTCAACACCCCCGTGCGGGTCAAGCACATCGGCGCGTTCCGTCGGCTGCGACGCGACGAGTGGATCCCCGACGCCCACGCCCACCACCTGTTCGAGACCTGGACGCTGCCGCCAGCCGGTGACGCCGTCAGCGGACGCCGGCTGCTGATGTGGAACCGGGACGTCGAGATCGCTCTGTGCCGGGCCGCCGAGCCGATGGGCGACTTCTACCGCAACGGCGAAGCCGACGAGGTCATCTTCGTCCACGAGGGAGGCGGGACCGTCGAGACCGTCCTGGGAGACCTCCCCTACGTGCCCGGCGATTACATCGTGGTCCCGCGGGGCATCACCTACCGGTTCCGTCCCGACGATCGGCAACCCCAGCGCTACCTCGTCTTCACCTCGCTGGGGCTGATCGAGATCCCGCGCCGGTACCGCAACGACTACGGCCAGCTGCTCGAGCACGCCCCGTTCTCCAACCGCGACGTGCACCCCCCGACGGAGCTCCGCACGCACGACGAGCGGGGCGAGTTCGTGGTCAACGTCCGGATCGGCGGTGGCCTGCAGCGCTACGTGCTCGACCATCATCCGTTCGACGCCGTCGGGTGGGACGGTTACCTCTACCCGTACACGTTCAACATCGC
This sequence is a window from Actinomycetota bacterium. Protein-coding genes within it:
- a CDS encoding homogentisate 1,2-dioxygenase — encoded protein: MVMYQVRGRIPRKRHTQLWQGDRLLTEQVLGVEGFAGASSILYHLNTPVRVKHIGAFRRLRRDEWIPDAHAHHLFETWTLPPAGDAVSGRRLLMWNRDVEIALCRAAEPMGDFYRNGEADEVIFVHEGGGTVETVLGDLPYVPGDYIVVPRGITYRFRPDDRQPQRYLVFTSLGLIEIPRRYRNDYGQLLEHAPFSNRDVHPPTELRTHDERGEFVVNVRIGGGLQRYVLDHHPFDAVGWDGYLYPYTFNIADFEPIVKKVHAPPPVHQTFQGRNFVICSFCPRPL